The following are from one region of the Melaminivora suipulveris genome:
- a CDS encoding TrbI/VirB10 family protein, whose translation MSQDDTPDLAAPRAGKVAPEAVALRAQPRPVTRLNRRTLAILVGGLSVAVLGATIWSLQPHRRNAGEQTELYNVDRVSKSEGLDGLPADYSKLPAKVPELGPPLPGDLGPAIVKSQQPVTPTYAPPGHDPEDARRKEADAAAGSSVFFRSGNQGKATTPVTAQAVAAAPGSALAGFDPLAAGPASTAAQPSDPTAVQNRQDQKEAFLKGGSTETRNSGNLQMPSSPYQVMAGTVIAGALVTGIKSDLPGDVIATVTEPVYDTATGKFLLIPQGSRILGKYNSQVSYGQSRVQVVWNRVILPDTSSLKLDNLAGTDPAGYAGLEDGVDWHWGRVFAGAALTTLLGVGAELAAPENRQDGNRIVIAGRDSAQDSINQVGQEMTRRNMNIQPTLTERPGLPVRIIVNRDLVLRPYQPMFFQRGAMQ comes from the coding sequence ATGAGCCAGGACGACACTCCAGACCTTGCCGCGCCACGGGCGGGCAAGGTGGCGCCCGAAGCGGTGGCGCTGCGCGCCCAGCCGCGCCCGGTCACACGTTTGAACCGGCGCACGCTGGCCATTCTCGTCGGCGGCCTGTCGGTCGCCGTGCTGGGGGCCACGATCTGGTCGTTGCAGCCGCATCGGCGCAATGCGGGCGAGCAGACCGAGCTGTACAACGTCGATCGCGTCTCGAAGTCCGAAGGGCTGGATGGACTGCCTGCCGACTACTCGAAGCTGCCGGCGAAGGTGCCGGAGCTGGGGCCGCCGCTGCCGGGTGATCTTGGCCCGGCCATCGTGAAGTCGCAGCAGCCGGTGACGCCGACGTATGCACCACCGGGCCACGACCCGGAGGATGCGCGGCGCAAGGAGGCGGATGCGGCGGCGGGTTCGTCGGTGTTCTTCCGCTCAGGCAACCAAGGCAAGGCCACCACGCCGGTCACGGCGCAAGCCGTTGCGGCTGCGCCCGGCAGTGCCTTGGCGGGTTTCGACCCGCTGGCTGCCGGGCCGGCCTCGACAGCGGCCCAGCCATCCGACCCGACCGCCGTACAGAACCGGCAAGACCAGAAAGAGGCGTTCCTGAAAGGCGGCTCTACGGAAACCCGTAATTCCGGCAATCTGCAAATGCCGTCCTCGCCGTATCAGGTCATGGCCGGGACGGTGATCGCCGGGGCGCTGGTGACGGGCATCAAGTCGGACTTGCCCGGCGACGTGATCGCCACGGTGACGGAGCCGGTCTATGACACGGCCACGGGCAAATTTCTGCTGATCCCCCAGGGCTCGCGCATCCTGGGCAAATACAACAGCCAGGTCAGCTACGGGCAGAGCCGGGTGCAGGTGGTGTGGAACCGCGTCATCCTGCCGGACACATCCTCGTTGAAGCTCGACAACCTCGCGGGCACCGACCCGGCCGGTTACGCTGGCCTGGAGGATGGCGTCGATTGGCATTGGGGTCGCGTCTTCGCGGGTGCGGCGCTGACGACGCTGCTGGGCGTGGGCGCCGAACTGGCCGCGCCGGAGAACCGGCAGGATGGCAACCGCATCGTGATTGCCGGGCGCGATAGCGCACAGGACAGCATCAATCAGGTGGGCCAGGAGATGACCCGGCGCAACATGAATATCCAGCCGACGCTGACCGAGCGGCCGGGCCTGCCAGTGCGAATCATCGTCAACCGCGATCTGGTGTTGCGGCCGTACCAGCCGATGTTCTTCCAAAGGGGGGCCATGCAATGA
- a CDS encoding DUF2274 domain-containing protein, translated as MSTAKQLRLGPLPKTESTKLTFSCPASLKADLDRYAALHAQAYGEAVDATTLIPHMLEAFMAGDRGFRKGGGSKAALPKSG; from the coding sequence ATGAGCACGGCCAAGCAACTTCGGCTGGGGCCACTGCCCAAGACCGAAAGCACGAAGCTCACGTTCTCGTGCCCGGCCAGCCTCAAGGCTGACCTCGACCGCTACGCCGCGCTGCACGCGCAGGCGTATGGCGAGGCGGTCGATGCCACGACGCTGATCCCGCATATGCTGGAGGCGTTCATGGCCGGCGACCGGGGATTCAGGAAGGGAGGCGGGAGCAAGGCTGCACTTCCGAAGTCAGGTTGA